DNA sequence from the Candidatus Saccharibacteria bacterium genome:
ATTGCGGGAGAAGATGAATTATTACAACAACTGGATAAAGAACAGTTCGATTTTGATGTGCTCATTGCAACTCCAACAACTATGCCGAAACTAGGTAAATATGCTCGATTGCTTGGGCCAAAAGGACTTATGCCGAACCCAAAAAGCGGCACCGTAACAACCGACATAGCCAAAGCTGTTGAAGAAGCGAAAGCTGGTAGAGTTGAATATCGTGTTGATAGTACCGGAATTATCCATATGGCCGTTGGTAAAGTGAGCTTTGGTAAACATAAGCTTTTTGATAACGCACGTGCAGCCATCAAGAGCATTAGGGGTAACAAGCCAGCTAGCGTAAAGTCGTCATTCATTACATCAGCTCACGTTACAACCAAGTACTGCCCGATTCCATAAAAGTTGACGTCAATGATGTCAACGCGCTTTAGCTTTGCTACAATACAGTCAATGACTAACCGACAGCGACCTTCCAGTATTCGGGTGCAATGCAAGGCGTTTGCGATGCGCGCAGTAAAGCGTATTTCTGATACGCTGAACGAGCACAGCAACAAACAACAATGCAGTGCCCCGAAAAGTGCTGAAGCAAAACGGGCTTTGCTCGTTTTAGATCAGCTCTGGTCTGGAGGTCGGGTGTGATTGTTATAGGAATGACCGGCCCAATCGGCCATGGTAAAAGCACCTTTGCTAGCGCCATTAAAGAGCTCGAGCCAACAACGATTCATTTAGAGTCTAGTCTGATAATCGCCGAAATAGCTAACGCTATGCACGCAACCTTAACCGATATTCCTGATCCTTACGATGTAAACTCTCTAAATCAATGGCTCCGGTCACTTCCTGCAATACTACTTGATGTAATGAATGTTAAATGTGACATGAGTCAGATTCGTCTGGATCCGGCTGATATTGAACAGCATCCCGCCGAATATCAAAAACTCATTTTGCACGTAGAGAACCTGCAACGTGAGCCTCATTTGGCAAAACAAGAGATAACCAAAGACAACAAAGAGGCTTATCGACCAATGTTGCAATGGTTAGGCGGTTATTTAGTAGAAAAAGTTAAACCCACCATTTGGTATGACGAGGTTGTAAGACGTGTTCAAAAAGCACGAGAGTCCGGATGCAAACTTGTTATCGTTGGTGGATTACGATACCCGTCAGATGCAACGGCTCTGCGAAAGATCGGTGGAATTATCATCAAGGTTTATCGCCCCGGTCACTTACAAAACGACATGTTGGATCCAACAGAGCGAGAGCGCGACAATATTAGAGTGGATAGTACTGTGATGAGTAACGGCTCGATTGAAGATGTACCTCGTTGCGCAAAACTGATCATCAAAGACATCAAAGCCGACAACCTGCAAACACTCTACCAAACGGTTGACGCCCGTAAATAACTAGGCACTTGTATCAAAACTTGCTTAGCATATATTGTTACGCGTACAATACAGTCTATTATGAAAGCTAAAGAGGTGACCAAACGGCCAGATTGGGATCAATATTTTTTTGGAATTATGGATTCCGTAGCCACACGAGCAACTTGCGATAGAGGTCGTTCTGGATGTGTAATAACACGAGAAAACCGGATTATCGCTACCGGGTACGTGGGAGCACCTCCAGGGTTACCACATTGTGATGAAGTTGGTCATGAATTCATGGAAAGAGTCAATCCGGATGGCTCAAAAAGTACTCATTGTATACGTACTGCTCACGCTGAAGAGAACACTATTGTTCATGCTGCACGCTTTGGCGTGAAGCTCAAAGGAGCAACCCTGTATTGTAATATGACGCCATGCTATACCTGCGCCAAAATGATTGTTACAGCCGGTATTACTCGCGTAGTAATTCGCAATGATTATCACGCTGGTCAAAAGAGTAAAGAAATGTTTGATAACGTGGGTATTGAATGGCATCTACTTGATAAAAAAGTAGTAACCTACGAGAAAATGTAATGTCCATTGATTTAACAAAACTACAAAAAGAAGTCATGCGCAATAAGCTTGAAAAGGGTTTTAACACAACCGATATTGCGCAAGAATTTTGCCGCGCCTATGAGGAGCTTTCGGAAGCATTCTCTAAATTGAACAAACATGAAGATGGTGTTGGCGAAGAGTTTGCCGACGTTATTATTTTTATTCTTGGAATGAGCGAGATATTAGGATTCGACTTAGAAAAAGAGATTACCGACAAAATCCAAAAAAATAAAAATCGAAAATATAAAAAAATTAAAAGTCCCGATGGCAAAGATGTATTTGTACGCATAAAGACTCCCCAAGACCCGTGATCCGCCGTTAGTTATAAAAATTACTACGTGTTTAATTGGTCGGTTTCGCAAAGAACTATTACAATATAGGTAGTTGATCCGGTGGGCACAGCTATAAAAGGAGGGAACGAGTGCAGCGCGGATTATTTCTCGTAATTGAAGGAACTGACGGATCGGGTAAAGGTACGCAGTTTAAGTTATTGGTAGACCGGCTCGAGCGTGAGGGTTATGACGTCGCTACATTTGATTTCCCCCAGTATGAACAAGATTCCAGCTTTTTTGTACGCGAGTATTTAAATGGCAAGTATGGAACAGCTGAGGACGTCGGTCCGTATACCGGCTCATTGTTTTACGCACTTGATAGGTACCACGCCGCTTATAAGATTAAAGAAGCACTGGCTAAAGGTAAGATTGTGCTAGCTAACCGTTTTACCGGTAGCAACATGGCACACCAAGGAACAAAATTTTCAAATACTGAAGAACGGCGCGGTTATTTTATCTGGCTTGATAATTTAGAGTTCCGTATGCTTGGTATACCACGACCTAATCTATCTTTGGTGCTTCGAGTTCCAGCCGAGACCGCTCAGCAACTGGTTGACACTAAAGATACACGATCTTATACCGATAAAAAACGTGACATTCATGAAGCCGATATCAACCATCTGCGTCGGTCTGTTGAGGTGTACGACGATCTTTGCCAGCTGTTTCCAAAAGATTTTTTACGAATTGATTGTGTGCGCGGTGGCGAACTTATGGATATTGAAACCATCAACAAGCATTTATGGCAAACGATTGAACCGTTACTGCCTGAACAATCAAAGAAAGGAACCGGTAAAATTATGAAGAAGAAAGTTGATAACCCATACATCCGTAAAACAGATGAAGGTTTTATAATTACTGACGAAGGTAAGAAGTTTCTTGAAGAGTCGATAACCAGCACAGATGATAACGTGTATGCCTTTAATGAAAACCTAAGCCCTGTAACTGTTGCCGCAGCAATGGCTCGATTGTCCCGTCGTGGAGACGATATGCGAGTTACGGTGCTGGATGAGTTCGCCCAAGGCGGCTCAAAGGACGAAAAACTACTCCAACGTGTTATTACAGCCTACGGCGACGATCCAAGCTAACAACGGAGTTAGGCTCTCCATGTCGTAGTCGAAGGTGCGTCAAACTTGCTAACTAAAAAGCTGGAGTGGGGACGATTAGCGTCGTATTTAGAACAATCAACAAGGTACATATACTTTGATCAAAAAGACAATAGCGGCAAGTATAAATACTATACGCCAGAACATTTTGACAAAAAAACCGCAAAAAAATATGACAAAACTATGGATCAAATCTTTGATAACTATTCAGAGCTGGTTCATAAACTCACTGATTTCGTCAGAAAACACGACCCAACCCCAGAAGAAGAACGCGATATACCATGGAAAGGTGCCACGCGCGCCCAAGCTTGTGACGCAGCTCGTGCAGTACTGCCGGTTGCTACAAAATCTACCGTTGGTATTTATGCCTCAGGTCAAGCTCTAGAAAGTTTAATCATGCACCTGATGAGCGACGAGCTTAAAGAGGCAAAAAACGTCGGTCAGAAAATCCTAAAACACGGACGTAAAGTCACGCCAACGTTTCTAGAACGTGCTGATAAACCTGAACGCGGTGGCGCGACGATTGCGTACCGTGCCAATACGCATACAGCGGTCGCTGATCTTGCCCAGAAACACTTACCAGAAAATCACGCCGGTGAAACTGAGCCAGTACAACTTACATCCTATTGGCCGCGCAACGAAATGGAT
Encoded proteins:
- the rplA gene encoding 50S ribosomal protein L1; translated protein: MEAGKQYGVADAVELASKTSPVKFDATVELHVNLNVDPRQADQNIRDTVVLPAGTGKETRVAVFADTAGVATAKKAGADIAGEDELLQQLDKEQFDFDVLIATPTTMPKLGKYARLLGPKGLMPNPKSGTVTTDIAKAVEEAKAGRVEYRVDSTGIIHMAVGKVSFGKHKLFDNARAAIKSIRGNKPASVKSSFITSAHVTTKYCPIP
- a CDS encoding cytidine/deoxycytidylate deaminase family protein encodes the protein MKAKEVTKRPDWDQYFFGIMDSVATRATCDRGRSGCVITRENRIIATGYVGAPPGLPHCDEVGHEFMERVNPDGSKSTHCIRTAHAEENTIVHAARFGVKLKGATLYCNMTPCYTCAKMIVTAGITRVVIRNDYHAGQKSKEMFDNVGIEWHLLDKKVVTYEKM
- a CDS encoding MazG-like family protein, which encodes MSIDLTKLQKEVMRNKLEKGFNTTDIAQEFCRAYEELSEAFSKLNKHEDGVGEEFADVIIFILGMSEILGFDLEKEITDKIQKNKNRKYKKIKSPDGKDVFVRIKTPQDP